The Candidatus Neomarinimicrobiota bacterium genome includes a window with the following:
- a CDS encoding response regulator transcription factor, whose product MNKNLLLVEDDAEIISLLKEGLRYEGFELTISRDGDSGLEKARQGDYGLILMDWMLPEIAGIDVVRALHTDNIHTPVIMLTARHDELDKVEALEAGCDDYITKPFSIKELVARINAVMRRAASHIQDDEGAARNISKGDLEIDLEKRLVRIRGSEIQLTATEFNLLTLLIRQPGRVYSRKQLLDIVWDYSFEGYENTVNTHVNRLRSKIEKNPNKPEYVLTVWGVGYKFSDEIGN is encoded by the coding sequence ATGAATAAAAACCTTTTACTTGTTGAAGATGATGCTGAGATCATCAGCCTGCTTAAAGAAGGTCTCAGATATGAAGGGTTTGAACTAACCATATCTCGTGATGGTGATAGTGGTTTGGAAAAAGCACGCCAGGGAGACTATGGTCTCATCCTCATGGATTGGATGCTACCGGAGATAGCTGGCATTGATGTGGTTCGTGCGCTTCATACAGATAATATTCATACTCCAGTGATCATGCTGACAGCCAGACACGATGAATTGGATAAGGTCGAAGCACTGGAAGCCGGCTGTGATGACTATATCACCAAACCATTCAGCATTAAGGAATTGGTGGCTCGGATCAACGCCGTGATGCGTCGCGCAGCCTCACATATCCAGGATGATGAAGGAGCAGCTCGCAATATCAGTAAGGGTGACCTGGAGATCGATCTGGAAAAACGGTTGGTCAGGATCAGAGGTTCTGAAATTCAGCTCACTGCCACAGAATTCAACTTACTGACCCTTTTGATCCGTCAACCGGGTAGGGTTTACAGCCGTAAACAGCTTCTGGACATTGTGTGGGACTATTCCTTTGAGGGTTATGAGAACACTGTGAATACCCATGTAAATCGTCTGCGTTCCAAGATCGAAAAGAACCCCAACAAACCAGAGTACGTCCTAACGGTATGGGGCGTTGGTTATAAATTTTCAGACGAGATAGGCAACTAA